Below is a window of Fulvitalea axinellae DNA.
CTAATCTTTTCTATTGCGACAGATTCTCCAACATAAATCAAATCATTGATAAGGGAAATGGAGAAAGCTTGTGTTGGCTCTACAGAGAAAATGTTTTGGAGAAAGACCTCAGGCGATAAGCCCTCAGACTGTTTATTAAAAACTTCATCAAATAACTGAATCCGTATTTTCTTTTCCAGATCAAGTTCCGCAAGGCCTTTATCCACTAGTGCATTTATCGATTCGGTAAGATTTTTTACAGCAATCTGATATTTTGGCCCTAACCATTCTATAACAACTTGCCCCCCGGTTTCCAAATCAAAAACTTTGGGGAACAATGCCGATACATCCTGCCCTAAAGGTGTTTGAATCGCCCTTTTAATTTCTAAATATGTGAATTCCCCAAGTAACCAATCCTTTAATTGACGTGGATTCGAAGTCTTAGAAAATCTATTTAATAGCTTAACGGCAACAGGCTCCGCAATACAATCCAATAATTCGTCTTTCGTGAAGGAGTCACTGTCTTTCAACAAGTTTGTTTTAACCCTTAACTTGGTCGGCCCCTCACTTTTAATAAATACTATTAACGAATCAACCGTCTCCTGTTTTGTCCATTGACCTTTAATCGCTTTCAAACGGATTAAAACTAACTCACTTTCATCATATTCAAAAAACAAAGGAAACCGCCCGTCTACGGTTTTTACCAGATCATTAAACCTACTAAATACATTAATCTGCTCTTTGCTTGCGTACTTCTCGGCAGTAACAAAAAATACTTTTCGTGTTTCCTCCTCTTGTAACCCTTTAAATATATCTATTGTGTCATGCGTTCGAATTAGTTTATCAAATCCATCTTCGCTAAGCTCCGACATATCCGACAGCAGGGATTCCAATGACTTAGCCTCAGCTAACGCTTCGCTCCAATACGCTTTATTTTGTAGGCCTTCTACCGCTTTTTCAATATTACTTTCTTGTATAACTGGCCATTTTAGATTGTTCCAAACCTTTCTTAAGAAAGACTCTTTCCGCTTTTTGGAAAAGCTTTTATCAACTGATAAAAATTCGAAAATCAACTTCTCCCTTTCACGAGAAAAGCCTTTTGGTGAGAGCAATTCATTGACTAAAACAAGGTTTGTATAAATGTGAACAGTCTCTTTTCCATATTCCCGTTCAAAAAAAGGAATCAGCTCTATATCTCTTTCGAAAAACTCATTAAGTTTTAAAGCAATACCAAACCTTTCCGATACCTGTTTCTGCGATAATTCGTAATCATCATCAGAATCGATATAAAAATCCGAAAGAGATAAATACTCAAACGGAGTACTTTTTAACTTGTCAGCAAAATCAGACTTAATTGACAAAAGTCGATCAATTTGAGGCTTTGTCATTCTTTTAGAAAGGTCAACCTCTGCTCTACGGGCTTTATTCAGGCCTTGATTTGATACGATTCGCCAAGCCACATTGTTAGCGCTTTCATTCGGTCCATCCAGCATTGCCGTAACGAAAACCCTAATATTGTTTACCCCAAATTCTTGTTGAGATTCTTGAAAAATTAATTCTACATTTTCATACGCAAAAGCGTATTGTGTCCCAAAAATCCGGATTAAGCTCTCCAACAACTCCCTATTACTATCGAATTGCCGGATTGAGTCCAGAAGTCGATTCTTAGGTAACTCATTCCATACATATTGAAAATCCGACTTGTTAATTTCCCTTTCCTCAAATAATTTCTTGCTATCTAATAGCTCGGTAACCCAAGCTCTATATTCTTCTCCGAAAAATGATTTATTAAACTCCCAATATGATTCCTTTAATTCAACTTCCTGAATTTCACGAGTCTTAATATATTTCACTTCAAAGCCAGCCTTTTCGGTTAATGCCGAAATGAAACCAATTTCTGATCGATTTGCTTTTGGCTGTATTAATGCATTTTCTAAAAGTGAAGTTAGAATTCGTCTACGCTCAAACTTAGAAGTTTTACCAAAGAGTTTTTGAGCATACTTTACAGCGTTTAGGATATTAATCAGAACAGTTTTTCCTTCCGGCACTAAACTATCAAATAGTCTTAACAAAGCTTGATCTGATAGTTTGTCTTCAAGCAACGAAGCAATTGGTTTTATGCGAATGTCAGAAACAAAAGTTGCTTTCTCTTCATTCGCCCAACTTAACGCATGGCTCAACAATTCTTCAGAGCTTAAGGCATCGGTTAACATTAAAAAAGGAGTGTTGGCAGATGTAGCCTTAGCTAATATTTGTGTGTGTTTAAATTCTCTTTTTTTCCAATAAATGCCCGGAATCCGCCCCTTGGTCACAGAAAGGGCCTCCGATTCTGATAATCGAATATTCCTTATTTCCGTAAAAACTCGGGTAGCAAACTCTTTTACAGGTTTCCGCCGATAAGCCAAAGCCCGTTCAATAAATACGTGTGTTTTTACTTTTTCAGAGTCTGTTTGATCTCTGAAACTACTTATATTATAAAAAACAAAAGCAAACGAATCATCGAACCAATGCCTAATCAAATTTCCCTGATCCGAACGATCTCTTCTTAAAAAGCTTTCTACAATGGCATATGAATAACCTTGACCGAATAAACTCTCGATGTTATCGATAGTAAATGCCTCTAATCGATGTGGATTCCGATCTAATTGTTCTTTTAATGTAGAAATTAGTGATATGGACTGTAAATGAATATCATTTACAGTTTCATTTTGAACCACTTCGCTCCAAGCAAAATGGCTTACTTTCAGATCCTCTATACCAACCTTACCGGATAAAGAAGGGACCAAAGATACAATAAAGCCCAAAGTTGCTTCATCAATCGACGTATCTGTCAAAACACTTTCAAACCATATCGTATCCAACTTCACATCCCCTTTCTCGGATACCCTTTTTTGACTTAGTGTACTTGCCAAAGTCAAAATATTTGAAAAAAGGATATCTAACTCTCCCGAAAACCACGTTCGAATTAGATTCGACTTTACTTTATCTGTTGCTGAATTCCAGAATGTATGAATCTTCTGGCTTTGTCCCCGTTTATATACTGTTCTAAGCTTATCAAAAGTTATTTCTGAAAGCTCTACTTCCATTAGCTGAACATCCTGATACACTTCTTGCTGTTCCGGTTTGAAAAGAGCATCAGGCATTAATAGGTTTTGTAATTCAATCGGTTCAAAAACCCTTTTATCAAGCTCCGCCAGTATATGTTCTTCCCGAACATCAATCTTCAACACACGGAATAAAACCTGAACTGAATCTTTTGAAGATGAGTTCTCAAGTAAACTCTCAAACCAAATGCTTTCTATATCATTTATCGAATCAATTTTATTTTTCTCGATAACAGCGACTAGCCCCCTAACATTTTCATAAAGAGTATCTAGTTTCCCAGAAAACCAATCGTGAACAAATTGTATACGTGAAGTTTGCGTCTCTGAATTCCACTTTTGCACTATATCGGTTATACCCGCACTTTTAAACAGTGATTGGAGTTCCGAAAAAGGCTTTTTTAAAACCGAATTTGGTTCTGATGCTCCTTCCAATACCCTTTCAAACAGTACTGTTATATCTTTCGATCTCCAATAATTAAACGCCGTCTCTCTTAAGACCAATTCTTTTGCTCTTTCTATCTTTTCGGCTACTTCACTTTTTTGTTTTTCCGGCCATTCCGAAATCGAAGAAACGGTACGTCGTAAACTAAGCTTAATAAAATTCTGATTTAGCCTCATAGCTAAATATCCCAAAATAGTTTCCTCTCTCGTTTCCTTTAAAAGGGTTTCAAATAATTCTACTTCGCCTTTCTCTATATCATAAATAACATGTGTTTCAGCTGTTCCTTTCAATTCTTGAAAAAGACGGTAACGCATACCCTTAATTGTTAATTCAGAAGCAATTTCATCCCCTTGATTTTCAAGCATCGACAAAACACGAAATTCCTTAACAGTATGCTTAACTATTCCCTTTTTCTCTTTCTGAATAAACTCAAACAGCAACCTAGACTCGTTCGGCAATTGATTTAACAAAACCTCTTCCCAAACCATCTCAGTCAGATGAATTGACTTTTTATGAAAAGCCTTTTTAAGTATCGAATAGAATATCTCGTTTGTATTTCTTTCAACTTCATTATTTTCAAAAAAAACTGCGGAACTTTCGACCCATTGAGGGAGGCCAATAATTGATTCAACCCATTGGCGTATTTGCGCTTCCGAAAAATAATAACTCACTCCATCAGCCAATTCATCCGCTTCTATTCCATTTTGAATAAATCCGTTAAATAACTCCAACCCTTTACCCGTCTCCAGAGTCAACTCAATTAACTCAGACACAGGCCTATCGAGCGAAATCATTCTATTGATTACAATTTGAACTAACTGAGAAACAGGTTCTACCTCCTTGGCTTTTTCAGTTTCAAATACTTCGAGCTGTTGAGACGCCTCAGCCTCCAGGTCAAAATCTTCTATCCATTTCAAAATGCGCTTCCATTCACGCTGAACTTCTCGTTTGTCTTTAATTCGTTGGATAGCTTTTTTTAGCTCTTGCTCCGTATCTTTCGATTCCTGATACTCTGATAGAATTTCTCGCAATATAATTTGACCCGTTTCCTTAGAGCCTGTTAACGTTACAGAAACAGATTCTAATCTTGCGTATATAGATATCGCCCAATCGTATTTCTCAGTTTTTTTAATCCACTTTGATAACGTTTCGAAATCAACAACCAAAAAGAATCTGCTTCTTTCCTCAAAACCTACAGATTCCATAATTTCGACTAGAGCAGACTCGTCCAACCTACCGACTAATTCGCTCAACGTTTCTGAATCTGGTCCAAAACCTGTTTTTAAAAAGACTTCTAATTGTTCTTTTACTTCTAGCTCCTTTCCGAATAATTGAATTGGCTTAACCGCAGGCTTTTCCCATCCGCCAACTACGCTCAACGCCCTTGCCCAATAAAGCTTTTCGCTTTCTTCAAGGGCATCTATTTCCAATAATTTATTTCGCCATTCTGTTTGAATTTTATCTGTATCAAACAAACCTTCGTCTGAAAAATAAAACTCCAGAACCAAGGCTACATATTCACGAAAAACGATCGGACGCTTCTCATTTTTAATAGGCCCATAAATAATTTGATCCGCAATCCATTCCAATTTGGGAATATCATTAGCAATCTCTTCCAATAAGAGCTTTTGAGACTCCATACCAAACTGAAAAACCAAACGGTTAATTGAATCGATTGGATAACCACCTAACCTCAGGCTCCCTAACAATTGACCGCCTCGTCCCTGCTTTATTAGCTGCACTAAAACTTTATCCGGTGTTTCCGTCTCTTTAGTTTCTAACCAAACACCACCTCTTAAAAATGTGATTATAGTTTTGAGCCCGTCAACCTCTCCAAAAGGCATTCTCTTATTTTTACGTTTTGGAGAATCGCCAGTAATGCTTTCTTGCTGTATGACTTCCTTTATTCGCTTTCTTTTCTCCGCATCACCTTTTACAAGAACCTCTAACCTTAACTCCACAGTCTCCAACATTTCTTGTACTGTCGGCACCACTTCCTTTTTAACCTGAAATCTTATTTCATCGAATAACGAATCTATAGTTTCACGAACTTCATTTTTATTAATAAACAACTCGACCTTACGGACAACCCGTTCCGCTATTTCTTTTCGTTTGGCCAGAACCCCTTCTACAAGGCGTAAACGAACTTTAGCATGAGAAAACACTTCTTTTATCCCTCGTTCCGATTCGCTTCTTTGTATCAGAATCGTTTCCCACTTTTCTAATTCCCTAACTGTAGGCTGATAAAGTTTTAAAGCTATTTCTAAAAGCTTTCGATGTGCCGAAACCGGATCTGATATTATATTTTCGCTTAAAACTTTCTGTATATCTTTTTCATACGCATCTCTCAACTCTGGCCTACCGACTTCCACAAAAAGATATCTCCAAGAGCCCACAAAACTCTTAACCTTTACCGCATCCGGCGTATAACCCGAAAAATCAACCGACACACTACTATCCTGAACATACAAGTCCGCTAAATGACTCTGTATTTTTTCAGAAAAATCCGTTTCCCAAAGCCCCGCATCCCTTAAATTCTCTTTCACTAAATGAAAAAAACGAGCGATTCTATTTGAATTCGAAAGACCTTTCGGAATCAAACCGTAAACCGCATTCACTATCTTTTCAATACGTAAGCGATCCTCCGCATTTTCACTTATTCTTTCGGAAAGTATTTTTAATTTTTTCTTTTCCTCTTCCGTTCTTTCGGAAACAAACTCACCCTGAGCCTTTTGCCAATCAAATCCCTTTTCTCCTACCGAAACAAGAATACTCTGAAATTCCTCCATTACACCGTATTCTTCCAATACAAAAATTGGATACTCGAAAGAGTCTACGATTAACTCTGTCAACGTTTTACCAGTAAGTTTTTCATTTCTAACCAACTCGGTAATTCGCTTTCTGAAAACTGATAATTGCCCAACAGGAATGCTTCCTTCATCTAATGTCTCCAACGCTTTCCCAACTCCCGCCAAGGCCGAATCCAACCTGGACAATAACCAAGCTTTAAAAGAATAGCTTTCTATTCCAGCAATCATAGCACGTCCAGGTTTGGTATCCACATCATCCTCTTTCATCATCTCGGCTACTTTGGAATAGAAAATATCCAATTCTGGGCTTTCCTGATTTACAAATCGCCCAATCTCTTTTCCTGCGCGTTCCAATACCAAAGCGTAAAATGGAGCGTCAAGACGTGTACCCGCTCCCGTGGCGAAGGCAAAAAGCTGTTCTTTTATTAATTCATCCACGCTTCCGCTTAAGAAACCGCCTCTTTGAAACGTTCTTCTCAAACGCATCAACCTGTCCACACTTCTTGCCGAAGCAGTTCCTACAACTTCCACCAGATTTCGAAAAACATCAATTCCCAACGCCTTTGCCCAGCGACCAAAAAATGACAACTGATTTCGTGTCCTTAGCTTTCCGAAAAATTCACGGACACGTTCTTTTCCGTGTTGGGAAGACAATATTCCTTTAACCAGTATTTCGGCAATATTTCCCGCTATAAGACCACTCCAACTCGGTAACCTTTTGTGTTCTAGATAATATTGAAGAACATCAAAATCGTCATATAGAAAAGCGTAGTCACTTTTCACCCAATTATTCTCTCTTTCCTTCCGTTCCTGACCTCTATTCCAATCCAAAAAATCACGAATATCACTTCTATAAAATGGTCTAGAAATATCTCGTTCGGCCAATCCCGTTTTTAGGAAATACCCAACAGCCCTGCGCGTTTCCGAAAAACTCAATGTGTAATGAGTTTCCTTATGCAACAAGTGTAAAAACCGAAGAATCCTCTGTTCCAAAAGCTTACCTTTCGCACTTCCGTCAAAACGCTCCACACCCCAACGCAACTGTGTCCGCAAAAGGCTTTTTCGGGACACAGGTATCAGATTTCGTCCCGCTTTTTTATTCCAATAAGTCACAAGCGAATCATAGCTCAAAGCCCCAAACAATCGATTCATTTCCGTATTGGAAAGCTTATTCAAACTTTCCATCGTTTCGGAAATCGCTTCGGGATCTTTAAACGCTTCGTCCAAAACCCTCGAATCCTCCACATACCCGTGGCGCAGGTATGTCATTAATTCTCCGGCCATATAATCCTTTTTCCAAAACGGCCGTTCTTCGCTGGGCTCTTCTACCGATTCCGTTTTTGACAGGTTTCGTTTTCTTTCATCAAGCACTTCCTTTAATTGGGTCGCCACCCTTTCCGCAAAACTTTCAGAATCTACGGATTCTCCCAAATCAAACGTTAAAACCAATTCCGGCAGATATAATAAAGAATCCGGCCCCGCTACCTCATCAAGTACGGGTTCTAACCTGCTCTCCAGCCCCCTTCGTACCCTCCGCACCAATTCCTCCGAATTCCAGGCATCAGATTTACCGGAAAACTGCATCTGCACTTGCAACTTTTTGATTCTATGTAGATTCTTAGCCATAGGAAAAATTATATTTCAAAAAATCACCAATCAAATAAGATCTCTATTCCAGAAAACGGGGTTCCCCCAAACCATACAGCGTCAATCTGTCCTATTTTCCTTTTCCAGTTCTCTATAATAAATCTGAAATTCCCTCAATAACTCAATAAGCTGAAACGACAACTCATCCATTTTAAACGGATCCTTTTCAGTCTGTTTCTTATACTCTAACCAAGGTTCCAAAGTCGCTTCAAGGCGTGTCATATTCCGCAGTGACAACGGGAAGAAATCAACTGTTATATATGCCGGCATGTGCTTTAGAATAATCGACCGGAAAAGCCTTTCGAATTCCGTATCCTGAAAACGCCGAGTCCAATTCGGGTACGCCACACTTATGCGGGATTCGTAAAAATCCGACGACACTTCTTTCGCTACGTTTTGCAACCTCACAAACTCAAATTTCGATAGTGCCAAAGCTTCCGTTAACTGAATTGATTTGAGGTATTCGGAAATATCCGTGGCTTCGGCCATTGCTTCAGCTTCCGTTAAATAAGAACCGGACGCTTTGCCTAATCTGGCATGACTCAATGGGTCTACAATCAACAATTCCCACTCGTCAATTGCCTCCTGATTAGTCACAAAACAATCCATGGAAACCCCTTTTCTTAATAATTCGAAAACCCGGGCTCGCTGAGCGTCAAGACTATCGGCGACTGGGCTCACCAAGAAAACCTCTCCCCTGTCGTCGTAGAGACGAAAATGGTACTGATCCATATGCGACGGACGCAAAAGGATGTGTTCTATCACATGAAAACCGTCGCAGAAGCGGTTTAGACCCTCAAAATTCTTTATCAGCTTTCGCTTCAGGTCACGTAAATCGTCCAAACTGTCACTAGAGGCCACTTGCGTTATCTCATCCCCGAGGACCAGATGCAACGACGGCTGACTTTCTTCCCCGTCTCTTAGAAGTTTAAAATTCTTTTTCAAAACCGCACTACGGAAAAGCCTTCTCAAAAAATCTGGTCTTTCCGAAACGATTGTCACGCTATTGTCCCCAAAAGAATTCGGAATATGGTCGAACCCCGGAATACGCAATAAATGTTCACGAACCACATCTTCTTTTTCAAAAGCGTGTAAAGTTCTATATTCCGGATCTAGATCCAACAAAAGGCATACTTTGCGCTTAAAATCCGGGACATTATGTTTTCCGGTAGGCTCCAGTCCATAATTGTAAGCCCTTGACCGGTATTTGCTTAGTTCCGGGTATATTTTCAGTAATTCGCTTTTTCTGCGAATCGCCGTTTCAGGTTTATCTTTATATAAAACGGATGAAAATGTTCTGGAATCTTCACCAAAACGGGCCAACAAATGATCCAACGCCCGGTTCCGCCTATCATAAAAACTCTCTTCCGGATTCGCCGTATCCTCCACTTTTCTGGATATTTCTTTTAACCCAGATTTTAGCACAACATCCAAGTCCGGAATACTCTCCGGGAGTTGAGTGAAATATGTTTTTTTCAAATTTTCATTCAACGAAAAGAAATGTTTCAGATTCGCTAGTTGGGCTAAATGATTTGCCATCAATTGCTCAAAAAAATACAAATACGCTTTTAGTTGCGCAGCTCTACTTTTTCTGTCGGCGCTGGCTTTTCCCGGAACGCCTTCCGGACCCACTCCATATATTTGCGGAAATAGGTTTTGAATTGAATCATAACGCTGAAGACCGTCTAGGTTTTTGGTTTTGAACTTGTCGTTTTTCTCAAAAACCCGCCTGATTTCGAAAGCCTTTTGCTTTTGGGCCTTCATTAATCTAAATGAACGCTTTGTCGCCCCGATATCCACCGGATAACGAACCCCTTCGCTATACACTTTTATTCTCGAAAGAGTTAAATCAACGTCCAAAGCCGAAAAACTGTCGGAAGGAACTTTTACCACTTTGTCTTTCGCTCTTTCATATTGATCCAACAATACTTCGAATTTTCTTAAAGAGCGGATATCTTCCTGTGACAATAACTTTTGTTCAAGCGCTGGAATATTTATCAAAGCGCTTTTCTCGTGCAAGTCACGGCTTCTTATAAAACCATGAACCGGTTTCGGACCGTCAAAGGCTTCTTTTCTCGACAAATCATCCAGA
It encodes the following:
- a CDS encoding contractile injection system tape measure protein, with translation MAKNLHRIKKLQVQMQFSGKSDAWNSEELVRRVRRGLESRLEPVLDEVAGPDSLLYLPELVLTFDLGESVDSESFAERVATQLKEVLDERKRNLSKTESVEEPSEERPFWKKDYMAGELMTYLRHGYVEDSRVLDEAFKDPEAISETMESLNKLSNTEMNRLFGALSYDSLVTYWNKKAGRNLIPVSRKSLLRTQLRWGVERFDGSAKGKLLEQRILRFLHLLHKETHYTLSFSETRRAVGYFLKTGLAERDISRPFYRSDIRDFLDWNRGQERKERENNWVKSDYAFLYDDFDVLQYYLEHKRLPSWSGLIAGNIAEILVKGILSSQHGKERVREFFGKLRTRNQLSFFGRWAKALGIDVFRNLVEVVGTASARSVDRLMRLRRTFQRGGFLSGSVDELIKEQLFAFATGAGTRLDAPFYALVLERAGKEIGRFVNQESPELDIFYSKVAEMMKEDDVDTKPGRAMIAGIESYSFKAWLLSRLDSALAGVGKALETLDEGSIPVGQLSVFRKRITELVRNEKLTGKTLTELIVDSFEYPIFVLEEYGVMEEFQSILVSVGEKGFDWQKAQGEFVSERTEEEKKKLKILSERISENAEDRLRIEKIVNAVYGLIPKGLSNSNRIARFFHLVKENLRDAGLWETDFSEKIQSHLADLYVQDSSVSVDFSGYTPDAVKVKSFVGSWRYLFVEVGRPELRDAYEKDIQKVLSENIISDPVSAHRKLLEIALKLYQPTVRELEKWETILIQRSESERGIKEVFSHAKVRLRLVEGVLAKRKEIAERVVRKVELFINKNEVRETIDSLFDEIRFQVKKEVVPTVQEMLETVELRLEVLVKGDAEKRKRIKEVIQQESITGDSPKRKNKRMPFGEVDGLKTIITFLRGGVWLETKETETPDKVLVQLIKQGRGGQLLGSLRLGGYPIDSINRLVFQFGMESQKLLLEEIANDIPKLEWIADQIIYGPIKNEKRPIVFREYVALVLEFYFSDEGLFDTDKIQTEWRNKLLEIDALEESEKLYWARALSVVGGWEKPAVKPIQLFGKELEVKEQLEVFLKTGFGPDSETLSELVGRLDESALVEIMESVGFEERSRFFLVVDFETLSKWIKKTEKYDWAISIYARLESVSVTLTGSKETGQIILREILSEYQESKDTEQELKKAIQRIKDKREVQREWKRILKWIEDFDLEAEASQQLEVFETEKAKEVEPVSQLVQIVINRMISLDRPVSELIELTLETGKGLELFNGFIQNGIEADELADGVSYYFSEAQIRQWVESIIGLPQWVESSAVFFENNEVERNTNEIFYSILKKAFHKKSIHLTEMVWEEVLLNQLPNESRLLFEFIQKEKKGIVKHTVKEFRVLSMLENQGDEIASELTIKGMRYRLFQELKGTAETHVIYDIEKGEVELFETLLKETREETILGYLAMRLNQNFIKLSLRRTVSSISEWPEKQKSEVAEKIERAKELVLRETAFNYWRSKDITVLFERVLEGASEPNSVLKKPFSELQSLFKSAGITDIVQKWNSETQTSRIQFVHDWFSGKLDTLYENVRGLVAVIEKNKIDSINDIESIWFESLLENSSSKDSVQVLFRVLKIDVREEHILAELDKRVFEPIELQNLLMPDALFKPEQQEVYQDVQLMEVELSEITFDKLRTVYKRGQSQKIHTFWNSATDKVKSNLIRTWFSGELDILFSNILTLASTLSQKRVSEKGDVKLDTIWFESVLTDTSIDEATLGFIVSLVPSLSGKVGIEDLKVSHFAWSEVVQNETVNDIHLQSISLISTLKEQLDRNPHRLEAFTIDNIESLFGQGYSYAIVESFLRRDRSDQGNLIRHWFDDSFAFVFYNISSFRDQTDSEKVKTHVFIERALAYRRKPVKEFATRVFTEIRNIRLSESEALSVTKGRIPGIYWKKREFKHTQILAKATSANTPFLMLTDALSSEELLSHALSWANEEKATFVSDIRIKPIASLLEDKLSDQALLRLFDSLVPEGKTVLINILNAVKYAQKLFGKTSKFERRRILTSLLENALIQPKANRSEIGFISALTEKAGFEVKYIKTREIQEVELKESYWEFNKSFFGEEYRAWVTELLDSKKLFEEREINKSDFQYVWNELPKNRLLDSIRQFDSNRELLESLIRIFGTQYAFAYENVELIFQESQQEFGVNNIRVFVTAMLDGPNESANNVAWRIVSNQGLNKARRAEVDLSKRMTKPQIDRLLSIKSDFADKLKSTPFEYLSLSDFYIDSDDDYELSQKQVSERFGIALKLNEFFERDIELIPFFEREYGKETVHIYTNLVLVNELLSPKGFSREREKLIFEFLSVDKSFSKKRKESFLRKVWNNLKWPVIQESNIEKAVEGLQNKAYWSEALAEAKSLESLLSDMSELSEDGFDKLIRTHDTIDIFKGLQEEETRKVFFVTAEKYASKEQINVFSRFNDLVKTVDGRFPLFFEYDESELVLIRLKAIKGQWTKQETVDSLIVFIKSEGPTKLRVKTNLLKDSDSFTKDELLDCIAEPVAVKLLNRFSKTSNPRQLKDWLLGEFTYLEIKRAIQTPLGQDVSALFPKVFDLETGGQVVIEWLGPKYQIAVKNLTESINALVDKGLAELDLEKKIRIQLFDEVFNKQSEGLSPEVFLQNIFSVEPTQAFSISLINDLIYVGESVAIEKIRREWLSIRLKESAIKGDSGKVIKSLRLVSQNDVRSVLKSAGTRVIMAIRLNELENELPKLVKRWFGEETGNALFNLIEFTKAFYLEKEDKLIQRSVDAFFMPILESSSQRISPERILAGAFLSQGFGIPGHFFLRNSVKRLKPEEIQAEVLRKRGSVVPNDNNDSIFEIFSENQDSDEIFVRLKRLDLRDIVGSFKIGGKHLVSRKISKLGWERTITLVRLWRGDSFAQVFRNVQNLFDNGLTVSVGEEPFRRVMIVDFFENTESVKAFSKSVVLKLGFEKTDRFYERLTSPNMDIRQMLHQDSEAISGQSPKLLGFDLLLSVSSNNSFDSWVKSIVKFQPVEIIDAMSLIPKELILDWVVDKVDYAGMKFWVSSWYGKECADAFEETIKDTHLSIKEVLSFWSDILLKKDFKGRLDKLERSVEPIVSLPIESGTESGVDLLLFIKTGSEKYWERSFSRLNHTIKSQSVIKVISETNRVADDKFLRWERLFYSVSDQAVEEIFPRIFRADIYPELSKLIEEIDTKQQAWNSVEAPSAELKKSIILWRVKGSKNERFLMQKAFQYISLRSGEEESLLLELTGKEVRFEKSEDQLFDVRREEIRERDALVYRLDRGVWPFWFKPKAEMPLPRVTSEILRKWHGDFGNKDWVNTTHIHKLLANRFNDSDYKLFLKDYSPNLGVFPALIEKFIGQAEDSLRPVEVRSIVLEILLTNTFTSRKELIVEVFAYFIKKGKKVTKLSNTVRGYLLRKGDLESTIALKEITENPQVVDGDSIVNTEFKIFKPEDVVRYVFRFGSLPVFIEEKEVLKYIGVIQLRSLKSIIKSFLNDSENDKPSLPEIYGEFATKRIFGVGFDSLVRFDRETLSVLESESRFNPSTRSQWEHIAMLYFEKEHGSFMDYAEESVKIRLENVAVYEGTEYGKVLGWYLEKVSQAKIGAQQVAVSEKLALASSPPIVDESEELVNKELEEVLFEPKRPIPIPDGMLVKNSGLVILWPYMVSYFRKLDMLEGRHFKTKELAKRATHLMQFLVTGEEETPEYLMSFNKFLCGLPFDEPLEPEIEMTEKEKELALSMLNDIVERLSLTSKDPIRWFRQKYMKRNGILYYKEGWKLNVKEIKNDLVLSLLPWGFGMLQYPWMRKPLKVEWEWR